A genomic region of Christiangramia sp. OXR-203 contains the following coding sequences:
- a CDS encoding ABC transporter ATP-binding protein yields MDNLLVAENVYKRFGKFTALNDVSLSIPRGSIFGLLGPNGAGKTTLLRIINQITMPDEGMLYLDGKPLHPDDIAHIGYLPEERGLYKSMKVGEQALYLARLKGLSKAEARERLKYWFEKLEIEEWWDKKIQELSKGMAQKVQFVITVLHRPKLLIFDEPFSGFDPVNANLIKDEILQLRDEGATILFSTHRMESVEELCDYIALIHKSNKLLDGPINEIKKAYTSNTFEIGLETADKNALYADLQSKFEVGPAKYKSIQDDLKLTIKVGDKDDSNELLRYLLSQAKVNHFVEVIPSVNDIFIKTVTQNA; encoded by the coding sequence ATGGATAATCTTTTGGTTGCCGAGAATGTCTACAAGCGCTTCGGAAAATTTACAGCACTCAACGATGTCTCTCTAAGTATCCCACGCGGAAGTATTTTTGGACTCCTGGGTCCCAATGGAGCAGGCAAGACCACCTTGCTCAGGATAATCAACCAGATCACTATGCCAGATGAGGGCATGTTGTATCTTGATGGTAAACCATTACATCCAGATGATATCGCGCATATTGGCTACCTCCCCGAAGAAAGAGGGCTCTACAAATCCATGAAAGTTGGAGAACAGGCACTATACCTGGCAAGATTGAAAGGATTGAGTAAAGCAGAAGCCAGGGAAAGACTTAAATATTGGTTCGAGAAGCTGGAAATAGAGGAATGGTGGGATAAAAAGATCCAGGAATTGTCTAAGGGAATGGCTCAGAAAGTACAATTTGTGATCACCGTTTTACACCGGCCTAAACTTCTGATTTTCGACGAACCCTTTAGCGGATTTGATCCAGTGAACGCGAATCTTATTAAGGATGAAATATTACAATTGAGAGACGAAGGAGCTACTATTTTATTCTCTACTCATCGTATGGAAAGCGTGGAAGAACTTTGCGATTATATAGCACTAATCCATAAATCGAATAAATTACTGGATGGTCCAATAAACGAGATCAAAAAAGCATATACTTCAAACACCTTCGAAATTGGTCTGGAAACGGCAGATAAAAATGCTTTGTATGCAGACTTACAGTCAAAATTTGAAGTTGGGCCCGCTAAGTACAAGAGTATTCAGGACGATCTTAAACTAACCATCAAAGTTGGAGATAAGGACGATTCTAATGAACTGCTTAGATATTTATTGAGCCAGGCGAAAGTGAATCATTTTGTTGAGGTGATTCCTTCAGTAAACGATATTTTCATTAAAACAGTGACTCAGAATGCGTAA
- the dnaJ gene encoding molecular chaperone DnaJ, translated as MKEDYYEILGVSKDASAAEIKKAYRKLALKYHPDKNPGDSSAEDMFKKSAEAYEVLGNQEKRAKYDRFGHQAFDGGGFGGGGGMNMDDIFSQFGDIFGGGFGGGGGFSGFGGGFGGGQRRAKGSNLRIRVSLNLEEIANGCEKKIKVKRKVQASGTTYKTCSTCNGSGQVTRVTNTILGRMQTASPCTTCGGSGQIIDKKPDGADAQGLIMKEETVSIKIPAGVEDGMQLKVSGKGNDAPGNGVPGDLLVAIEEKEHLSLQREGDNLHYDLYISYSEAALGTSKEIDTVTGKVRIKIEEGVQSGKILRLRGKGISSINGYGKGDLLVHVNVWTPKTLNKEQKEFFERMANDDNFQPNPEKSDKSFFEKVKDMFS; from the coding sequence ATGAAAGAAGATTATTACGAAATATTAGGCGTAAGTAAAGACGCTTCAGCAGCAGAAATCAAGAAGGCATATAGAAAACTGGCTTTGAAGTATCACCCGGATAAGAACCCTGGAGACTCCTCAGCTGAAGACATGTTTAAGAAATCTGCTGAAGCCTATGAGGTATTAGGAAATCAGGAAAAACGTGCTAAATATGATCGTTTTGGTCATCAGGCATTCGATGGCGGCGGCTTCGGTGGTGGCGGCGGTATGAATATGGATGACATATTCAGCCAGTTCGGTGACATCTTTGGCGGTGGTTTTGGCGGCGGCGGAGGTTTCTCCGGTTTCGGCGGCGGCTTTGGTGGAGGTCAAAGACGTGCAAAAGGGAGTAATCTCAGAATACGCGTGAGCCTTAACCTCGAAGAGATCGCTAACGGTTGTGAAAAGAAGATCAAAGTGAAGCGTAAAGTCCAGGCTTCAGGAACCACTTATAAAACCTGTAGTACCTGTAACGGTTCAGGTCAGGTAACCAGAGTCACCAACACGATTCTAGGTAGAATGCAAACTGCTTCCCCTTGTACTACTTGTGGTGGGTCAGGCCAGATTATTGACAAGAAGCCAGATGGTGCAGATGCTCAGGGTCTTATTATGAAGGAGGAAACTGTTTCTATCAAAATTCCAGCGGGAGTTGAAGATGGGATGCAGTTAAAGGTTTCCGGGAAAGGAAATGATGCTCCTGGTAATGGAGTTCCTGGTGATCTACTGGTCGCGATCGAAGAGAAGGAACACCTAAGTTTGCAGCGTGAAGGAGACAATCTTCATTATGACCTTTATATAAGTTATTCTGAAGCAGCTCTTGGTACTTCAAAAGAGATCGATACTGTAACTGGAAAAGTTCGTATCAAGATCGAAGAAGGGGTACAGTCTGGAAAGATTTTACGTCTTCGCGGTAAAGGTATTAGTAGCATCAATGGCTACGGAAAAGGAGATTTGCTGGTTCACGTAAATGTATGGACTCCAAAAACTTTGAATAAAGAACAAAAAGAGTTTTTCGAGAGAATGGCTAATGACGATAACTTCCAGCCGAATCCAGAGAAAAGCGATAAATCATTTTTTGAAAAAGTAAAAGATATGTTTTCATAA
- a CDS encoding nucleotide exchange factor GrpE, with product MSRKEDNIKDEDKIVKDQVEDAMEEAINEVEQAGDDTEAEDTASDNELSEEERMKEDLQKEKDKFLRLFAEFENYKRRTSKERLELFKTANQEVMTAMLPVMDDFDRAMNEINKSGDENLLKGVELIHNKLRETLKAKGLERMDVEQGSDFDSEIHEAITQIPAPSEDLKGKIVDVVEPGYKLGERIIRYPKVVTGK from the coding sequence ATGAGCCGAAAAGAAGATAACATCAAAGACGAAGATAAGATAGTGAAAGACCAGGTTGAGGATGCGATGGAGGAAGCGATCAATGAGGTAGAGCAGGCCGGTGATGATACCGAAGCAGAAGATACAGCAAGCGATAACGAACTTAGCGAAGAAGAACGCATGAAAGAAGATCTTCAAAAAGAGAAAGATAAATTTCTGAGACTTTTTGCTGAATTTGAAAATTATAAGCGTAGAACTTCAAAGGAACGTCTGGAATTGTTCAAAACTGCCAACCAGGAAGTAATGACAGCTATGTTGCCGGTTATGGACGATTTTGACAGGGCGATGAACGAGATCAATAAATCTGGTGACGAGAACCTACTCAAAGGAGTTGAATTAATCCATAATAAGCTTCGCGAAACTTTAAAAGCTAAAGGTCTTGAAAGAATGGACGTAGAACAGGGGAGTGATTTCGATTCTGAAATTCATGAAGCTATTACCCAAATCCCTGCGCCTTCAGAAGATCTTAAAGGAAAGATCGTAGATGTGGTCGAGCCAGGTTATAAGCTTGGAGAAAGAATTATCAGGTATCCAAAAGTGGTTACAGGAAAATAA
- a CDS encoding YceI family protein yields MKKLILNAFVVASLGLGFTACKNNNNEAETADAKDAATAEAEAMEYKVDTTASTIEWQGSKPTGNHTGTIAVKEGTFMATDSTIQSGTFVIDMQSIEVTDLEGEEKSNLEAHLMGTVEGKEGDFFNVQEYPEATFEVTGISEEEGTTMLQGNLTMKEVTKNISFPVTISKNDDTYTISSEDFSIDRTKWNVNYGSKSVFEGLGDKFINDEIQLTINLEAKKA; encoded by the coding sequence ATGAAAAAATTAATACTGAATGCCTTTGTAGTGGCTAGTCTTGGACTTGGTTTTACAGCATGTAAGAATAACAATAACGAAGCTGAAACTGCAGACGCGAAAGATGCGGCAACTGCAGAAGCTGAAGCAATGGAATATAAAGTAGATACTACTGCTTCAACTATTGAATGGCAAGGTTCTAAGCCAACTGGGAATCACACAGGAACTATTGCTGTGAAAGAAGGTACATTTATGGCTACAGATTCTACGATCCAGAGTGGAACTTTCGTGATCGACATGCAGTCTATCGAAGTTACAGATCTTGAAGGAGAGGAGAAGTCAAATCTTGAGGCTCACCTTATGGGAACTGTAGAAGGAAAAGAAGGTGACTTCTTTAACGTTCAGGAATATCCTGAAGCTACTTTCGAAGTAACTGGAATCAGTGAAGAAGAAGGTACTACTATGCTACAAGGAAACCTTACAATGAAAGAAGTTACTAAAAACATTTCTTTCCCTGTAACTATCAGTAAGAATGATGATACTTACACTATTAGCAGTGAGGATTTCAGCATTGATCGTACAAAATGGAACGTAAACTACGGTTCTAAATCTGTATTTGAAGGTCTTGGAGACAAGTTCATCAATGATGAAATTCAGTTAACGATCAACCTTGAAGCTAAAAAAGCTTAA
- a CDS encoding TIGR01777 family oxidoreductase — protein MKVLITGATGMIGSRLSDLCRESGMIVHYLTTSKSKIEKREDYKGFYWDPKSEEIEKECLDGVSTIIHLAGASIAEKWTSEYKETIIKSRTETAALLYDTLKNNEHQVENFISASAIGKYPDSLEKLYFEDDEVLADNFVGTVVKKWEAAADRFSNLGIDVAKIRVGLVLSEKGGMLEKVRKPIEMNVGAPLGSGKQWQSWIHLDDLAGIFLHAIERELTGVYNAVAPNPVTNKEMTKQLADQLNKPLWLPNVPKLVLKTMLGEMSQIVLSSQLVSCKKIEEHGYKFKYSNLSKALEDLT, from the coding sequence ATGAAAGTACTTATTACAGGAGCTACTGGAATGATTGGTTCCAGGTTGAGCGATTTATGCAGAGAGAGTGGCATGATAGTACATTATCTAACCACCAGTAAATCGAAGATCGAGAAAAGGGAAGACTACAAAGGTTTTTACTGGGATCCAAAGTCTGAAGAAATAGAAAAAGAATGCCTTGATGGTGTTTCAACGATTATTCACCTTGCGGGTGCCAGTATCGCTGAAAAATGGACTTCAGAATATAAAGAAACTATCATTAAAAGCAGAACCGAAACTGCAGCATTGCTATATGACACCCTGAAAAATAATGAACACCAGGTAGAAAATTTTATTTCTGCCAGCGCTATTGGTAAATATCCGGACTCCCTTGAAAAATTATACTTCGAGGATGACGAAGTTCTTGCAGATAATTTTGTTGGCACGGTAGTGAAGAAATGGGAAGCAGCAGCAGACAGGTTTAGTAACCTTGGAATAGACGTAGCAAAAATTCGCGTTGGACTTGTGCTTTCAGAAAAAGGCGGAATGCTTGAGAAGGTTAGGAAACCTATAGAAATGAATGTCGGAGCTCCTTTGGGAAGTGGTAAACAATGGCAGAGCTGGATTCATCTCGATGACCTCGCCGGTATTTTTCTTCATGCTATAGAAAGAGAGCTTACAGGAGTTTATAATGCGGTTGCCCCAAATCCGGTAACAAATAAGGAAATGACCAAGCAGTTAGCCGATCAACTCAATAAGCCGTTGTGGCTCCCAAATGTTCCGAAGTTGGTACTTAAAACCATGTTAGGTGAAATGTCACAGATCGTACTTTCCAGTCAGTTGGTAAGTTGTAAGAAGATCGAAGAACATGGATACAAATTTAAATACTCCAATCTTTCCAAGGCTTTGGAAGATCTTACTTAA
- the mnmD gene encoding tRNA (5-methylaminomethyl-2-thiouridine)(34)-methyltransferase MnmD: MERKIIKTSDGSVTIHLPEWDEQYHSKHGAIQEARHVFLKMGLHHWLESNSKRPLEILEIGFGTGLNAFLTLLESNRNDIEINYTGVEAYPVITSEIEMLNYPEAADATSAEDQFNKLHSVPWEISAPITEKFSLLKNKLTFQELDMTNQFDLVYFDAFGARVQPELWGEDIFNSMYKALRSNGVLVTYAAKGSVRRAMISAGFEVEKLPGPPGKREMLRAVKL, encoded by the coding sequence TTGGAAAGAAAGATCATTAAAACCAGCGATGGTTCCGTGACCATACATTTGCCGGAATGGGATGAACAATACCACTCCAAACATGGTGCTATTCAGGAAGCCAGGCACGTTTTTCTTAAAATGGGATTACATCACTGGTTGGAATCAAATTCAAAGAGACCACTGGAAATTCTTGAGATTGGTTTTGGGACCGGTCTTAATGCTTTTCTAACTCTTTTAGAATCCAATCGTAATGATATTGAGATAAATTATACAGGAGTAGAAGCATATCCTGTAATTACTTCAGAAATTGAAATGCTTAATTATCCAGAGGCGGCCGACGCTACTTCAGCTGAAGACCAATTCAATAAACTACATTCCGTTCCCTGGGAAATTTCAGCACCCATTACCGAAAAATTTTCATTATTGAAGAATAAGCTGACATTTCAGGAACTCGATATGACCAATCAGTTTGACCTGGTATATTTTGACGCTTTTGGTGCGAGAGTTCAACCAGAGCTCTGGGGAGAGGATATTTTCAATTCGATGTATAAAGCTTTAAGGTCTAATGGTGTCCTTGTAACCTATGCTGCGAAAGGGAGTGTTCGGAGAGCCATGATTTCTGCTGGTTTTGAGGTAGAAAAATTACCAGGCCCTCCAGGCAAGCGTGAAATGTTAAGAGCTGTTAAACTATAA
- a CDS encoding DUF4920 domain-containing protein yields the protein MKKFAFILAFFCLLSCDRKKHNDEAEAVLEDNVEANYESYGQEISPKGTFSSSVMLEKYESLRGGDTINVKFDTKINSVCQSKGCWMVLELPGVDDVMVKFENYGFFVPKDAMGKDVIVRGKAFIEETSVEEQRHYAEDAGKSIDEVMAIREPVKKFGFTADGVLIKK from the coding sequence ATGAAAAAATTTGCATTTATTCTTGCTTTTTTTTGTCTCTTATCCTGTGATCGAAAAAAACATAATGATGAAGCTGAAGCTGTATTAGAAGATAATGTTGAAGCTAATTATGAATCATATGGCCAGGAAATTAGTCCTAAAGGCACTTTCTCCTCATCAGTTATGCTGGAAAAATATGAAAGTTTGCGAGGGGGAGACACTATCAATGTGAAATTTGATACCAAAATTAATAGTGTCTGTCAGAGTAAAGGCTGCTGGATGGTTCTGGAATTACCCGGAGTGGATGATGTAATGGTGAAATTTGAAAATTATGGCTTCTTTGTTCCAAAGGATGCTATGGGTAAAGATGTGATTGTTCGTGGTAAGGCATTTATTGAAGAAACAAGTGTAGAGGAGCAACGTCATTACGCTGAGGATGCGGGCAAATCTATTGATGAGGTAATGGCGATTCGCGAACCTGTGAAAAAATTTGGTTTTACAGCTGATGGTGTTTTAATAAAAAAATAA
- a CDS encoding branched-chain amino acid aminotransferase, with translation MIEIQKTTESKIDKTNFDDLAFGQVFSDHMMECDYKNGAWQKPIIRPYGPLSLEPSARVFHYGQAVFEGMKAYKDKDDRIWLFRPEQNFERINKSSARMAIPEFPKDYFFEALEELLKLDKDWIKKGFGNSLYLRPFVIATEAGVSASAAKEYKFMIICSPAQAYYSGEVRVKFSEKYSRAADGGVGFAKAAGNYGAQFYPTNLAKEEGFQQIIWTDANSHEYLEEAGTMNIFFRIGNKLVTAPTNDRILDGVTRKSVLKLAEENNIEVEVRRVSVQEIVEAARKGELKEMFGSGTATVINPIAGFGYKEEKFELPKMDDSYASFFKDTLMKIQYNEAEDLYNWTYEVK, from the coding sequence ATGATAGAGATACAAAAGACTACCGAATCTAAAATAGACAAGACTAATTTTGATGATCTAGCTTTCGGACAGGTTTTCTCAGATCATATGATGGAATGTGATTATAAAAATGGTGCGTGGCAAAAACCTATCATCAGACCTTATGGACCTTTATCTTTAGAGCCTTCAGCGCGTGTGTTTCACTATGGACAGGCTGTATTCGAGGGAATGAAAGCTTATAAGGATAAAGATGACCGTATCTGGCTTTTCAGACCAGAGCAAAATTTTGAGAGGATCAATAAATCCAGTGCGCGAATGGCAATTCCTGAGTTTCCGAAGGATTATTTCTTTGAGGCGCTGGAAGAACTATTGAAGTTAGATAAAGACTGGATTAAGAAAGGCTTTGGAAATAGTTTATATCTAAGACCGTTCGTGATTGCTACAGAGGCAGGTGTATCAGCTTCCGCAGCAAAAGAATATAAATTTATGATTATTTGTTCTCCAGCACAGGCTTATTACAGCGGAGAAGTGAGAGTGAAATTTTCAGAAAAGTATAGTAGAGCTGCAGACGGTGGAGTCGGATTTGCTAAGGCTGCCGGTAATTACGGAGCACAGTTCTATCCTACCAATCTTGCAAAGGAAGAAGGTTTCCAGCAGATCATCTGGACCGATGCTAATTCTCATGAATATCTTGAAGAGGCCGGCACAATGAACATTTTCTTTAGAATTGGAAACAAGCTGGTAACTGCACCAACAAACGACCGTATTCTTGACGGGGTGACTAGAAAGAGTGTTCTAAAACTTGCGGAAGAAAATAATATTGAAGTTGAAGTACGCAGAGTTAGCGTTCAGGAGATCGTTGAAGCTGCCAGAAAAGGAGAATTAAAAGAAATGTTTGGATCTGGAACGGCAACTGTGATTAATCCTATTGCTGGCTTCGGCTATAAAGAAGAAAAGTTCGAATTACCAAAGATGGATGATTCTTATGCCAGTTTTTTCAAGGACACACTTATGAAAATTCAGTATAACGAGGCTGAAGATCTTTACAACTGGACTTACGAGGTAAAATAA
- a CDS encoding nucleoside triphosphate pyrophosphohydrolase family protein: protein MKKAIAAVEEFHSAFGLGVKQKPEANLGKAKNLLRYHLMKEENEEYLEAANSGDLVEVADALGDMLYILCGTILEHGMQHKIEEVFEEIQRSNMSKLDDNGEPVYREDGKVLKGSNYFKPEISKILDK, encoded by the coding sequence ATGAAGAAAGCTATTGCTGCTGTGGAAGAGTTTCATTCTGCATTTGGTCTTGGCGTTAAACAGAAGCCAGAGGCCAATCTTGGAAAGGCAAAGAACCTGTTGCGTTATCACCTAATGAAGGAAGAGAACGAGGAGTATCTGGAGGCAGCAAATAGCGGAGATCTTGTTGAGGTAGCAGACGCTCTTGGGGATATGCTCTATATATTGTGTGGTACAATTCTCGAACATGGTATGCAGCATAAGATTGAAGAAGTTTTTGAAGAGATACAGCGAAGTAATATGAGTAAACTGGATGACAATGGTGAGCCAGTTTATAGAGAGGATGGAAAGGTCCTGAAAGGGAGTAATTACTTTAAACCTGAAATAAGTAAGATCCTTGATAAATGA
- a CDS encoding DUF3810 domain-containing protein — protein MFSTGQLIFAAFFVVAFIIVMIISYRKDLKLHKKYYKGSLMVLLAFIAFIVILFIIKTQLNH, from the coding sequence ATGTTTTCTACCGGACAACTTATATTCGCTGCCTTTTTCGTGGTAGCATTTATCATCGTTATGATCATTAGTTACCGAAAGGATCTGAAACTGCATAAAAAATACTATAAAGGAAGTCTGATGGTACTATTAGCCTTCATAGCTTTTATTGTCATTTTATTTATAATCAAGACACAGCTGAATCATTGA